CGTCATTGGCTGCGGCTTCGAGATCGGCATTCATATTGAATTCCACGGTGATGATGCTCACCTGTTCACGGCTCACAGAAGAGAGGGCGCGGATGCCGTTGGCTTCGGCGATCGCTTCTTCCAGTGGTTTGGTCACCTGCGAGGCGATGATATCGGCGCTGGCGCCGGGATACACCGTGGTAACGGTTACGATGGGCGAATCTGTTACAGGATACTCACGTGTACCGAGGAACGTGTAGCCCACTATGCCAAATAAGATCAAAAGGACTGACATCACCCCCGCCAGTACCGGCCTGGAGATGCTCATTTGTGAAATGGCGCTCATATATTTATTTGTAAATGGTCAATAGAAGGGCAGTGCAGTGGAATACACTGCCCGTTTAGTTGTTGTGCGATAAAAAATTTATGCTGAGAAGGGACGGAGATAAAAACTAAAACCTTTGAAGCGAAGAGCGGACTATTTGATGTTCACGATGCGCACATCAGCATTGGGACTCAGGCGGAGCTGGTTACTGACTATAACGGTGTCGCCTATGTGAATTCCACTGGTGATCTGTACATTGTTGGCATCACGTTGTCCTACCACTACAGGGGTCAATGCTGCTTTTCCACTTTTCAGCAGGAAAACGGAATATCCTTGTGAAGAAGGCATCAGGCTCTGGCTGGGGATCTGCAGTGCGTCTCCGGATGTGCGCAGTGCTATGGCCAGCCTGGCGCTTTGTCCTACTACCAGTTTATTCTTCGGGTTGGGTGCAAGCGCCCTCACCATCAGGGTTCTGGTAGACTGATCAACAAAGGATTCCTTGGAGGTCACGGTTGCTTTGTATTCGGTACTGTCACCTTCCACTGTAAAGGTTTGCGCTTTTCCTGGAGTAACCAATGTGGCATATTTTTCAGGAACAGAGAATTCCACTTTCAACTGCGCATCGTCCACAATGGTAGTGAGTGGAGCGCTGGGGCTGACCAGTGCACCGGGATACGTGCGGATGATACCGATCCGTCCACTGAAAGGTGCGCGGATCCTGGTTTTGTCTATAGTGGTCTGCAAGGCACGGATCTCTGCTTTCAACACGGCCAGATTGGTGGCTGCCTGGTCATAGTCCTGTTGCGAAGCGGCATCGTGTGCAATCAGGTCTTTCATGCGACCTTCATTGAGGGCGGCAAGTTTTTCCTGTTGACGGAGCCTTTCCAGTTGTGCCTGGAGGTCTGCATCATCCAGTTGGAAGAGCAAAGTGCCTTTGGCAACAATATTTCCTTCTCTAACGGGAACGCTCACCACCTTTTTGGTCAGCTCGCTGGAGATGGCTACTTCCTGGTTGGCGGCCAGGGTGCCGGTGATCTCGAGGAGCTGTTTCACTTCTCCTGGTGTTACCACATGCGCATCTGCGGGAATGCCGGGTGCGGCAGCGATGGCTGTACTGGCGGAAGGCGCCGGTTCATTGGCACGGCTGGCACAGGCATGCAGGAAGATCATCAGGGGAAGGCTCAGTATGAGTAAAAGGCTGGTGGCAATCGGAGTTGATTTCATAGCCGGTGCGGAGGATGTCCGGAGCCGGTGATCGATAGGTCTGGTCGGTAATAAGCGGTTCATAACTCTCAGTTTAAATAGATGTATCGAAATGTTTCGATGTATTAACTTTAAAAAAAATCCCGGGGTTGGGATTGAATCGGACTGCAAACCTATCGAAACATTTCGATATGTCGATAATTTTTTTGAAAAAAATTTTTACACCTTGAGGGCTACCAGGAAGTGTACGTACTGGTCGATCACTTTATTGTTCATGGTATATTTCACATTACGGCCTTCTTTTTCCGATATGATCAGCTCTGCCTCAGTGAGTTGTTTGAGGTGATGGGAGATAGACGGCTGTGTAAGGTCTATAATTTCGTTAATATCTGAACAGTACAGACAACTTTGCTTCTTGTGGAGGGATTTCAGTATCTGAAGTCTGTTGGGATCAGCCAGCGCTTTAGAGATTTTCTCTACTTTTTTAAGTTCCATAGCAATCTGTTTACAACATGATAATTCGTTGGTTTCAAAGGGTTGTTTCAGCAGGTGGTCCCGATCTTCATACAAAGGTTATTGGCAAAATTACATTTTTATGAACAAACCAAAAAGGGTACAGATGAACTGTACCCTTTGCCTGTGTGTGAATAGAACCCTGAACGTATTCCCCCTAAACCCAACTTGAGGAACGAGGTTTGTGATTAACCGAGCGTAACAAACCTATTGGACGATAACCCTGCTTGTACCAATCTTTTGATGATTCCTGTCATAAACAGTCAACCAGTAAATGCCTGGCGCAGCATGGCCGCGTTCAAAGAATTCGATCTGGTCTGCCTGTTGGATATTGATATTTTTCATCAGGTGCAATTGTCCGGCAATATTCCTCAGCTCAGCTACATAGCTGCCTTTTGGAAGTCCGCTGAAAATTGCCCTGATATTGCCTTTCACGGGATTTGGCGCAATGCTGATACTACTGTTGGGCAGTGCACCGGTTCTTGCTGCCACGATATTGGAATATTTGAAACTGCCATCTTTGTCAACGATCCTGAGTCGATAGAAATTCATTCCATCGAATGGATGTTTATCGCTGAAACGATAGGTGTTGCTCACCTGCTGATTATCCCAGGGGAACACCATCCCGATATTATTCCAGTTAGCTCCGTCTGCACTTTTTTCAACTTCATAAAAATTCAGGTTAAGTTCTTCGCGCACTTCCCAGCTCACTTCCACGGCTGTGTTTTTTAATGCAGCTTTAATTGAAACGATGGAAACGGGGAGTGTTGTTGATTGTGGATCGAAGCTGTATGCCTTGCCAAGTCCATTGCTGCCGGCGGCGAAATTCAAAGTGGTGCCCAGCGTGCTGTTGAGGTTGAGCAGGCTGCTGCTGAAGTCCAGTGCACTGAGCGGAGAACCGATTACCAGCCTGGAAGAGCCGTTAGGCACAGAGCTCAGCGGAGCGGCTTTGCCGGCAGTGAGGGCTGCTTTGGCAGGATCGGTGATCTTCTGCACTGCAGTTACACTGTAACCGAAAAGCGCTGTGGCGTTAACGCTGAGGAATTCATCGCCATAGGTGGCAGACACTTCAAAACCGGGTTTGGTGTTGAAGGTCCCGTTCTCATTTCCGTAGTAGACATAAGTAGACCCTCCCACAAGATTGGTCTGCAACATACCGAGATTAACGCCGGATGATAATGGCTCTCCCACCACAATGTCCGCATAACCATCACCGTTCATATCATAAGCATTGTCGATAGCGGTACCGAAGAGCAGGCTGAGCTGCAATGTACCGCTGAACAAGCCCTGCAGCAGGTTGGAGGGCCTGGGCGATTCCAGTACCTGGTCCGCATTCGCCATGACTCCTTTGAAACCGGAAGCTTTTTGTTTGAAGAAGTGTACGTTACCGGTTTTGATATTGAGAGAAAGTGCGTTTGAGAGAAGTCCACCTAACGGTGCACCCACCACGATGTTTCCATTTCTTTTTCCATCTATACCGCGCATGCCTTTCACTTTCATTCCAAAGAAGTTGGCGGCATTGCTGAGCAGGCCGGTTGAGGCAGCTTCCAGTCTTGTGCCAATGCTGCTGTTGATGCCGGTCTTGTTTGTCTTACCGTAATATACATACGCAGTTCCTCCCAGGATCTGTCCATTCAGGATATTGGTAAGGCTGGAGATGTTCACGCCTGCGGGGGCGCCTACCACTACATCCGGAGCGCCATCGTTATTGAAATCGCCCACGCCGTCCACGCTGAATCCGAACATCAGTCCACTGATGCCGCTGAGCAGCGGAACGTTGAGGATGCCCAAGAGATTGAAACTTGGGGGATCCAGTTGCACGATGCTGGAAAATTTGTTACTGTTCTTATCGGTGAGGAAAACGAATGCACCGCCGGTAGTAGTGGAAAGCAGGATGAGATCTACTTTCACAAAAGCGGGAGTACCTACGATGATGTCTTGTTTTCCATCATTGTTAAGATCTTCCGTTACAGCCACTGAAAATCCGAAGAGTGCATTTGCCTTGATGCTGATGCCGGTAACATGACTGGCATTCATATTCAGTGTAAGGAAATTGGTGGGATTGGTTGCCGCCTGGTTACCGCCTGGAAAAACATATACTTTTCCAACAGTGCCATCGATATTTCCGAGCAAGCCAAGTGATAGTTCCAGGTGATCGAGAGGCGCACCAACAACAATATCGTTAATGCCATCGCCTGTTACATCTCCTGCATCGATGCTCAGACCGAAGAGTGCGCCGGCCACGGCAGTATTCGGTTGCAATGTTTTGGCAGGCGTTTCGGACAGGCCGGTGGGCGTACCATAATACACGAACACAGCGCCAACGCTGGCAAGTGAATTACCATTGAGTACACCGATCAGTCCGGGTGCAGATACGGCCACATCTCCATAGCCATCATTGTTTACATCGCCCACTCCACAAACTGCATAACCATACAATGAGCTGAGGATCTGCGGCCCCGTAAGACCGAGTCCTGCGAGAAGTCCATTTGTATTGGTTTTCCAGTCAGCTGCCTTATTGATGGGATCGATGGTAACAGGATATTGTGCGCCGCTGTCATCCACTTCCAGCGTAAGGATATTGCCTTTCAGCTTCATGGCAGCAGGAAGTGATTTGTACTGATTGTCCCACACTTTGAGATCTTCATACAACAATACAGTTTGTTGCAGACTATCTTTTGTCTGGAACTGCAGCCGGTTATTTTGCAGAACCGGTTTCAGATTACCGTCGATGGCTATGCGAATTTGTATTTTTCCTTTGCCCGATGGTTTTTGCCGGATGACAAAATTCTGACGAAGCCCTGCGTTGTTATTGGTGTATTGTACTTCTATATTATTATAGGAGTAGCGGAGCATGTCTTTGTCTGTGTGAGGTGTACAGTAAGACCCCGGGGTCCAGAAAGAATTTTTTCTGTATGCGCCGAGAATATTGAAGTGCATTTTCCAGCCAACCTCCTGGTATTGCTCCTGCACCTGTTGAACGGTGTATCCTTTTGGGGAAATATCAAATGCCAGGCGGTTGGCGGAGTTGGCAACGCGGAAATGTTTTTGTTGAGCAGATGGATAGAATTTGTTTTCAAGTTGCTGAATGTGGTCAGCTATCTGTGCATACCAGTTGGCGCTGGCGGATGCAGGAAGCTGGTGCTTTGAAGAGCTAAGCTCAGGAATGCCATTGGCATTGAGCTGGGTACGTGACCAGGTTGACTGGGCATAGTTTGGATCAATGGTAAGGAACGGACTAACAAGCAATACAGTGTAAAATTTCCAGAGTTTCATAGACGGTAATTTGGTGATTGACAGGATTGTCTTTAAAAGGTGAATACTGTCAGAGCCTTGCAATACTGATCTTTCATCTCTGCCGTTCGGGCAATAAAGTAGCTGTTGCATAGGTTGAGACCTGTGCAGACGCAAGCGAATTCCTTCTTTCGAAAAAAAAGTTGCAAACAGACTAGTACAATGATGTCGCTTACTTGTTACTTAATTGAAGGGACATGCAGAGAGTCATGGATATTGAATGGATGGAGTAGTTGCTATTGGTTCTTTCTAAAGAATTGGATAATGAACAAGAAATAATCAGTGATCATTTCTGCGGTTAAAATTAATCACGAGTATTGTTTTGAGATGCCTGTAAGGATTCATAAAATACCCGTATAAGTTCAATAAACACTTAGGGTTTCTATTTAGTCGAAATAATTATTGAGAAAGATCAACAACTAGTTGCACGACAAAAAAGTTTATCTAATTTTAGAGCTAACGATCTGGTATAATCGTTAACTCTCCACCCAAACCTTCATCCTTAGTTAATTCACTCTGGTTTTCCTGATTGTAGCCAATTAGTAAGTCTGATGTTGCCGAACATGTTGCTGATAAGTATCATTTTATATGATACTAACTGTCAGCAATAGGGTATGTATGCAATAAAAAAATGCCAATGTCAACCCGAACCAGTATGAGAAACTATAGAATCAAATTTCCTGCGATTGATCATGATCAAGAGTTTGAGCAACTGAGCCACGAAATGAATGGAGAGGTAGTGGCTGAGGACCTGTTGAGGGTATCCGGTCGCCTGGCTCGTGGTATCGTGCAAAGGTGGCAACCTGAGCCGGCCTTTTCACTTCGTGCCTGGAATCTGCTTTTCCATCAGCCGGTGGAGTTTTATAAGCCCGGAACGGAAGGGGCTGATAAAACCTATACCATCATTTTTATTCTTACGCCTGAACATTGCACCTGGCAACAGATTGGTGCGCACCGTCAATACTCCAGGCCTAATACACGCAGTACACTGCTGATTGCAGACAGTGTTCCGATGGACCTGGAGATCACGCCACATTTCCCTGCTCAATGGATAGATGTAAATGTTTCTGCCTTCTGGCTGGCACAACAGTTCCAGAAAGCAAATCTTCCATTGGAATCACTCTGGGAGAAATTAAGCGCTGATAATAAACCTCTGGTATTGATAGAACCTGCTACTGCCACAGATAATGTAACAGTAAACGCATTGTTCGAAGCGGCCATCAACCAGAGCAGTGATCCGCAATTGATCAGGACCATCACTATCAAATTGATCAATAGTTTTCTGTTGCATGCATTGCGTCACCGGGTGCAGGGAATTCCTGCCACGCAGGATGCTCACTTTGAAAAGATCATGGAAGCGGAAGCTATCTTAAAAGCGCATTTGCAAAAAACGCTTCCCAATCTCAATGCCATTGCACAACAGGTGGCGCTGAGCGAATCCACTTTGAAGCGTCACTTCAAGAATATTTTCGGCAAGAGCGTATATGAATATTATCTCGACAAAAAGATGCAACTGGCCAAGAACCTGCTGTTGGAAAAACCATTGACTGTGAATGAAGCTGCTGTGATGCTGGGATATGAGAAGGTGAGCAACTTTATCGATATTTTTAAAAAGCATCACGGGATCTCTCCCGGCAGTGTAAAAAAGAAAGGGTTTCAGAGCTTATAGGAATGAAATAAACACAATTGTTTTAAAGCTTGTGTAGTTAAATAGCGGCATCCTTCAACAGGAAAAAAAAATGATCCGCCTGATTGCCTGCAATGGATTTTTCTCTAATTTTATAGGACAGTCCCTTCAGGTATCACCACACAACCAACGGGTTTTTAGCAGCTCCACACGTAAGCACATGAGTAGCTCTTCAATTGAATGAGCAATGTCTACTTCCTTTTCTGGTTAATTCTGATAGTGAAAATGATTATTGAAAAACCACAAAAACCAACAACCCCAGACTTTTTTAAACCGATAGAAGTCTCCGTACACTGAGCTTGATTGAGTGACACTATCCGGCAATGAACTACCCGGCCGCATGGATGCGGCAAGGTTAATTCTCTTATGAAAAGCCATCCCAATCTGCTACCCTACTGAATACTATTTCTGTCTGTACGACCAGCATGTGCATCTCTATGTACATTTTTTTCTTCTTCCTGCCGGCCTCCTCTTCCGGCCAGGGTTCACTGACTTCCCCATTTTACCAGGGTAATAATCTGCGTTTTAATTCACTTTTAATACGATATTTACAGCTCCGGCTGTATATAAGCCTGTTTATTTCTGATTTTTGCCGGCATAAGTCATAACTATGAATATGGATGAAGTCAAAATCTTGCTCGTAGAAGACGAAAAGAAGATTGCGGAAGCCCTCAGAAAAGGCCTGATGGAGCAACAGTACCATGTGGAAGTCGCCTACGATGGATTGATCGGTAAAAAGATGGTGGAAAGCTATAAGTTCGATCTCGTGATCCTGGACATCAACCTGCCAGGCATGAACGGTTATGAACTTTGCAAGGAGATCCGCAAACGCGATGAAAGGATCCCGGTAGTAATGCTTACCGCCCTCAGCGCCACAGACGATAAGATCGAAGGCTTCGATGCCGGCGCCGATGATTATATCGTAAAACCCTTCGATTTCAAAGAACTGCTCGTTCGCATCCGCGCACTCCTCAAACGCATCTACCAGAACGTCCCCTCAGGCAATATGCTCAAAGTGGCCGACCTGGTGATGAACCTCGACAGTAAGGAAGTGACGCGCGCAGACAGGCCCATCTCCCTCACAGCCAAAGAATTTCAATTGCTGGAATACCTGGTCCGCAATAAGAACCGCGTTGTGAGCCGCGCAGACATCGCACTCAATGTGTGGGATATCGATTTCGATACCAAAACCAATGTGATTGATGTGTACGTGAACTTCCT
This portion of the Pseudobacter ginsenosidimutans genome encodes:
- a CDS encoding efflux RND transporter periplasmic adaptor subunit, whose amino-acid sequence is MNRLLPTRPIDHRLRTSSAPAMKSTPIATSLLLILSLPLMIFLHACASRANEPAPSASTAIAAAPGIPADAHVVTPGEVKQLLEITGTLAANQEVAISSELTKKVVSVPVREGNIVAKGTLLFQLDDADLQAQLERLRQQEKLAALNEGRMKDLIAHDAASQQDYDQAATNLAVLKAEIRALQTTIDKTRIRAPFSGRIGIIRTYPGALVSPSAPLTTIVDDAQLKVEFSVPEKYATLVTPGKAQTFTVEGDSTEYKATVTSKESFVDQSTRTLMVRALAPNPKNKLVVGQSARLAIALRTSGDALQIPSQSLMPSSQGYSVFLLKSGKAALTPVVVGQRDANNVQITSGIHIGDTVIVSNQLRLSPNADVRIVNIK
- a CDS encoding ArsR/SmtB family transcription factor — encoded protein: MELKKVEKISKALADPNRLQILKSLHKKQSCLYCSDINEIIDLTQPSISHHLKQLTEAELIISEKEGRNVKYTMNNKVIDQYVHFLVALKV
- a CDS encoding integrin alpha yields the protein MKLWKFYTVLLVSPFLTIDPNYAQSTWSRTQLNANGIPELSSSKHQLPASASANWYAQIADHIQQLENKFYPSAQQKHFRVANSANRLAFDISPKGYTVQQVQEQYQEVGWKMHFNILGAYRKNSFWTPGSYCTPHTDKDMLRYSYNNIEVQYTNNNAGLRQNFVIRQKPSGKGKIQIRIAIDGNLKPVLQNNRLQFQTKDSLQQTVLLYEDLKVWDNQYKSLPAAMKLKGNILTLEVDDSGAQYPVTIDPINKAADWKTNTNGLLAGLGLTGPQILSSLYGYAVCGVGDVNNDGYGDVAVSAPGLIGVLNGNSLASVGAVFVYYGTPTGLSETPAKTLQPNTAVAGALFGLSIDAGDVTGDGINDIVVGAPLDHLELSLGLLGNIDGTVGKVYVFPGGNQAATNPTNFLTLNMNASHVTGISIKANALFGFSVAVTEDLNNDGKQDIIVGTPAFVKVDLILLSTTTGGAFVFLTDKNSNKFSSIVQLDPPSFNLLGILNVPLLSGISGLMFGFSVDGVGDFNNDGAPDVVVGAPAGVNISSLTNILNGQILGGTAYVYYGKTNKTGINSSIGTRLEAASTGLLSNAANFFGMKVKGMRGIDGKRNGNIVVGAPLGGLLSNALSLNIKTGNVHFFKQKASGFKGVMANADQVLESPRPSNLLQGLFSGTLQLSLLFGTAIDNAYDMNGDGYADIVVGEPLSSGVNLGMLQTNLVGGSTYVYYGNENGTFNTKPGFEVSATYGDEFLSVNATALFGYSVTAVQKITDPAKAALTAGKAAPLSSVPNGSSRLVIGSPLSALDFSSSLLNLNSTLGTTLNFAAGSNGLGKAYSFDPQSTTLPVSIVSIKAALKNTAVEVSWEVREELNLNFYEVEKSADGANWNNIGMVFPWDNQQVSNTYRFSDKHPFDGMNFYRLRIVDKDGSFKYSNIVAARTGALPNSSISIAPNPVKGNIRAIFSGLPKGSYVAELRNIAGQLHLMKNINIQQADQIEFFERGHAAPGIYWLTVYDRNHQKIGTSRVIVQ
- a CDS encoding helix-turn-helix transcriptional regulator gives rise to the protein MRNYRIKFPAIDHDQEFEQLSHEMNGEVVAEDLLRVSGRLARGIVQRWQPEPAFSLRAWNLLFHQPVEFYKPGTEGADKTYTIIFILTPEHCTWQQIGAHRQYSRPNTRSTLLIADSVPMDLEITPHFPAQWIDVNVSAFWLAQQFQKANLPLESLWEKLSADNKPLVLIEPATATDNVTVNALFEAAINQSSDPQLIRTITIKLINSFLLHALRHRVQGIPATQDAHFEKIMEAEAILKAHLQKTLPNLNAIAQQVALSESTLKRHFKNIFGKSVYEYYLDKKMQLAKNLLLEKPLTVNEAAVMLGYEKVSNFIDIFKKHHGISPGSVKKKGFQSL
- a CDS encoding response regulator transcription factor, with product MDEVKILLVEDEKKIAEALRKGLMEQQYHVEVAYDGLIGKKMVESYKFDLVILDINLPGMNGYELCKEIRKRDERIPVVMLTALSATDDKIEGFDAGADDYIVKPFDFKELLVRIRALLKRIYQNVPSGNMLKVADLVMNLDSKEVTRADRPISLTAKEFQLLEYLVRNKNRVVSRADIALNVWDIDFDTKTNVIDVYVNFLRKKLDRDFDSKLIHTQVGMGYILKENS